A genomic stretch from Akkermansia massiliensis includes:
- a CDS encoding calcium-translocating P-type ATPase, PMCA-type produces MKSAAHHQGLSEQQVLENRTKYGVNILTPPVKEPLWKQFLEKFSDPIIKILLVALLLSVGVACYQFFTGAEPASVFLEPVGILVAILLATCVGFAFEVSANKKFEILNQVNDETMVQVIRGGNICELPRRDVVVGDIVILNTGEEVPADGVLLEAVSLQVNESTLTGEPLIGKTTNEAEFKKDATYPSNHVLKGTTVADGHGIMEVTSVGDRTEYGKVYEGSQIDNKVQTPLNRQLSRLGDLITWASYAIAALIIIGRLTLYFSHLPGPVEWLSAGTYILNTVMIAVTVIVVTVPEGLPMSVTLSLALSMKSMLANNNLVRKMHACETMGAATVICTDKTGTLTRNQMNVYKADFYGLGNAAPADGELDNLIREGIAVNSTAFLDYADPEHIKALGNPTEGALLLWLHGLGVNYLDLRENARVQEQLTFSTERKYMATVVESPLLVKKVLYVKGAPEIVLGLCSTVLTPEGQVPAADMRPAIEEQLLAYQNQAMRTLGFAYRILDDDAPVFEDGRVIRKDLVYLGIAAISDPVRDDVPQAVKDCMDAGINIKIVTGDTPGTAREIGRQIGLWTEADTPDRLMTGVEFEQTPDAELLDRVMDLKIMCRARPMDKERLVKLLQKKDQVVAVTGDGTNDAPALNAAQVGLSMGDGTTVAKEASAITILDNSFMSISRAVMWGRSLYRNIQRFIVFQMTINVAACLIVLIGAFLGTESPLTVTQMLWVNLIMDTFAALALASLPPDERVMQDPPRKTTDHIITRPMGRNILGVGILFVAFLFGLLQYFKHADVTSLTQFSLSGYFGSYLDFSSPEHELTGYELSLFFTIFVLLQFWNMFNAKAFNTHQSAFARMGASIGGFGVVALLILAGQYLIVTFGGKMFNVVPLSWTDWGIIFAGTSLVLWIGELVRAFTPDKSSARP; encoded by the coding sequence ATGAAGAGTGCAGCACATCACCAGGGACTTTCGGAACAGCAGGTTCTGGAAAACCGGACCAAATACGGGGTCAATATCCTGACGCCCCCGGTAAAGGAACCCCTGTGGAAGCAGTTCCTGGAGAAATTTTCAGACCCCATCATCAAGATTCTGCTGGTGGCCCTGCTCCTGTCCGTAGGCGTGGCCTGCTACCAGTTCTTCACCGGAGCGGAACCGGCCAGCGTCTTCCTGGAGCCCGTGGGCATCCTGGTAGCCATCCTGCTGGCCACCTGCGTGGGCTTCGCCTTCGAGGTAAGCGCCAACAAGAAGTTTGAAATCCTGAACCAGGTCAACGACGAGACCATGGTCCAGGTGATCCGCGGCGGCAATATCTGCGAACTTCCCCGCCGGGACGTGGTGGTGGGAGACATCGTCATCCTGAACACTGGGGAGGAGGTTCCGGCGGACGGCGTCCTGCTGGAAGCCGTTTCCCTCCAGGTCAACGAATCCACGCTGACGGGGGAACCCCTCATCGGCAAAACCACGAATGAGGCGGAATTCAAGAAGGACGCCACCTACCCCTCCAACCACGTTCTGAAAGGAACCACCGTGGCGGACGGCCACGGCATCATGGAAGTGACGTCCGTAGGGGACAGGACGGAATACGGCAAGGTCTATGAAGGCTCCCAGATCGACAACAAGGTGCAGACGCCCCTCAACCGCCAGCTTTCCAGGCTGGGCGACCTCATCACCTGGGCCAGCTACGCCATTGCCGCCCTTATCATCATCGGGCGGCTTACCCTGTATTTCTCCCACCTGCCCGGCCCCGTGGAATGGCTGAGCGCGGGAACCTACATTCTGAACACCGTCATGATCGCCGTGACCGTCATCGTGGTTACGGTGCCGGAAGGGCTGCCCATGAGCGTCACCCTGAGCCTGGCCCTGAGCATGAAGAGCATGCTCGCCAACAACAACCTGGTGCGCAAGATGCACGCCTGCGAAACCATGGGGGCCGCCACCGTCATCTGCACGGACAAGACGGGCACCCTGACGCGCAACCAGATGAACGTATACAAGGCGGACTTTTACGGCCTGGGGAACGCCGCCCCGGCGGACGGCGAGCTGGACAACCTGATCCGGGAAGGCATCGCCGTCAACTCCACCGCCTTCCTGGACTATGCGGACCCGGAACACATCAAGGCCCTGGGCAATCCCACGGAAGGGGCGCTCCTCCTGTGGCTGCACGGGCTGGGCGTGAATTACCTGGACCTGCGGGAAAACGCCCGCGTGCAGGAACAGCTCACTTTTTCCACGGAACGCAAGTACATGGCTACCGTGGTGGAATCCCCCCTGCTGGTCAAAAAAGTCCTTTACGTGAAGGGCGCGCCGGAAATCGTGCTGGGCCTCTGCTCCACCGTCCTGACTCCGGAAGGCCAGGTTCCTGCCGCGGACATGCGCCCCGCCATTGAGGAACAGCTCCTGGCCTACCAGAACCAGGCCATGCGCACGCTGGGCTTCGCGTACCGAATCCTGGATGATGACGCCCCGGTGTTTGAGGACGGCCGCGTCATCCGCAAAGACCTGGTTTACCTGGGCATCGCCGCCATTTCCGACCCCGTCCGGGACGACGTGCCCCAGGCTGTGAAGGACTGCATGGACGCGGGCATCAATATCAAGATCGTCACGGGAGACACCCCCGGAACCGCACGGGAAATCGGCCGCCAGATCGGCCTGTGGACGGAGGCGGACACGCCGGACCGCCTGATGACGGGCGTGGAGTTTGAACAGACGCCGGATGCGGAACTGCTGGACCGCGTGATGGACCTGAAAATCATGTGCCGCGCCAGGCCCATGGACAAGGAACGCTTGGTGAAGCTGCTCCAGAAGAAGGACCAGGTGGTGGCCGTCACCGGGGACGGCACCAACGACGCCCCCGCCCTGAACGCCGCGCAGGTGGGCCTCTCCATGGGGGACGGCACTACCGTAGCCAAGGAGGCCAGCGCCATCACCATCCTGGACAATTCCTTCATGAGCATTTCCCGCGCCGTCATGTGGGGACGCTCCCTGTACCGGAATATCCAGCGCTTCATCGTCTTCCAGATGACCATCAACGTGGCGGCCTGCCTCATTGTGCTCATCGGCGCGTTCCTAGGCACGGAATCCCCCCTCACGGTCACGCAGATGCTCTGGGTCAACCTCATCATGGATACCTTCGCCGCGCTGGCCCTGGCCTCCCTGCCGCCGGACGAACGCGTGATGCAGGATCCGCCGCGCAAGACGACGGACCACATCATCACCCGCCCCATGGGCAGGAACATTCTGGGCGTGGGCATCCTGTTCGTGGCCTTCCTGTTCGGCCTGCTGCAATACTTCAAGCATGCGGACGTCACCAGCCTCACGCAGTTCAGCCTCAGCGGCTACTTCGGCAGCTACCTGGACTTCTCCTCACCGGAGCATGAACTGACCGGCTATGAACTGTCCCTGTTTTTCACCATCTTCGTCCTTCTCCAGTTCTGGAACATGTTCAACGCCAAGGCTTTCAACACGCACCAGAGCGCCTTTGCCCGCATGGGCGCCAGCATCGGGGGCTTCGGAGTGGTGGCTCTGCTCATCCTGGCCGGGCAATACCTCATCGTCACCTTTGGCGGCAAGATGTTCAACGTGGTGCCCCTGAGCTGGACGGACTGGGGCATCATCTTTGCCGGCACCTCCCTCGTCCTGTGGATCGGAGAGCTGGTGCGCGCCTTCACGCCGGACAAATCCTCCGCCCGCCCGTAA
- a CDS encoding efflux RND transporter periplasmic adaptor subunit: MDLTRLTGSISGSAVLLFLFSLLFSGCKKTEQVPHETPTLIYEQPVAMDIPVTGSWVGHLDGVDNASIVPQITGYLQTQNYANGAIVKKGEVLFRIDDSTFKDQVSRAKATLEQAQAQLQQLNYDAEIYKPLAAENAISKQKYEDTRLSAIAAEAQVQQATAALALAEKNLSYTVLYAPFDGIAGISKTNIGDLVSPESGPLAVVSSVNPIRVNFAVTQQEWIQQAGKNGNEGVQSGSKLDITLKDGTKYPEQATVVAIDRAFNPQTGTIRVQANLPNADYLLRPGMFIMATARLATVKNALTVPAKALLSTQGRFFVIALDENNHPSIIPVQAGTQLGDRQQVIPLKPGSLTPQSKVVVDGLLQAEMASRNPDARLKAVPASNQ; encoded by the coding sequence ATGGACTTGACACGCCTGACGGGCTCTATTTCCGGTTCCGCCGTTCTCCTCTTCTTGTTCTCCCTCCTTTTTTCCGGGTGTAAAAAGACGGAACAGGTGCCGCATGAAACGCCCACGCTTATTTACGAACAGCCTGTTGCCATGGACATCCCGGTGACGGGAAGCTGGGTGGGCCATCTGGACGGCGTGGACAACGCCTCCATCGTTCCCCAAATCACGGGCTACCTGCAAACGCAGAATTACGCCAACGGCGCCATTGTGAAGAAGGGGGAGGTGCTTTTCCGCATTGACGATTCCACCTTCAAGGACCAGGTCTCCAGGGCCAAAGCCACGCTGGAACAGGCGCAGGCCCAGCTCCAGCAGTTGAATTATGACGCGGAGATTTACAAGCCCCTGGCCGCGGAGAACGCCATTTCCAAGCAGAAGTACGAGGATACGCGCCTCTCCGCCATTGCCGCGGAAGCGCAGGTGCAGCAGGCCACGGCGGCCCTGGCCCTGGCTGAAAAGAATCTTTCCTATACGGTGCTGTATGCCCCCTTTGACGGAATCGCCGGCATTTCCAAGACGAATATAGGCGACCTGGTCAGCCCGGAAAGCGGCCCCCTCGCCGTCGTATCCTCCGTCAATCCCATCCGCGTCAACTTTGCCGTCACCCAGCAGGAATGGATCCAGCAGGCCGGCAAGAACGGGAATGAAGGCGTCCAGTCGGGCAGCAAGCTGGATATCACGCTGAAAGACGGTACCAAATACCCGGAACAGGCTACGGTGGTAGCCATTGACCGGGCGTTCAACCCCCAGACGGGCACCATCCGCGTGCAGGCCAACCTCCCCAATGCCGATTACCTGCTGCGTCCCGGCATGTTCATCATGGCTACGGCCCGGCTGGCTACCGTCAAAAACGCGCTGACCGTTCCGGCAAAGGCTCTTCTTTCCACGCAGGGGCGCTTTTTCGTCATTGCGCTGGATGAGAACAACCACCCTTCCATCATCCCCGTGCAGGCCGGAACGCAGCTCGGCGACCGGCAGCAGGTCATTCCGCTGAAACCGGGTTCCCTCACCCCGCAGAGCAAAGTGGTCGTGGACGGCCTTCTCCAGGCGGAAATGGCCTCCAGAAACCCGGACGCACGCCTGAAAGCGGTACCCGCCAGCAACCAATAA
- a CDS encoding efflux RND transporter permease subunit — MADFFIKRPILSICLSIIIVLLGTFSILRLPISEYPDIIPPSIQVTATYPGADCETVVKSIASPIEQQMSGVDGMSYMTSVNTNNGQMSMMILFEIGTEANMDQVLSYLRYGQATSQLPPEVSELGVSLRKTSGLPALVVSLYSPQGTYDGLWLANYAYINMVDAIKRVPGVGDVQVFGSGRYAMRIWLNPEKMAALNITARDVMLAVQAQNAVNPAGKIGAQPAPPDQQLSFTVKAPGRLTSVKEFENIVVRGQGSSIVRVGDVARVELGSETYSLSSSVNGMPAASIGIYEAPGGNAIQLVDNIKALLNDTDMPPGMDYLVSLDSTLAVRAGIEDIVSTLVIALGLVVLVVFIFLQGWRGTLIPAFAVPVSIVGAFIAFPFFGFSINTICLMGLVLAIGLVVDDAIVVVEAVKNHISNGEKPLQATIAAMKEVSGPIVSTALVISCVFVPTLLLPGVTGKLFEQFAVTIGMSIIISAFCALSLSPTLSAGLLKGGKADSIPLLGPFFKLFNKGFNKARDWYVEICAKLIRHMWLSILLLAAMTALLFPLAKLIPTGFLPNEDQGYLFGGVELPDNTSLNVTAATAARIEQIIREDPGVEVVTTVNGFNLISSVQSSSNSFFFISLKPWSERTAPGMTADGIAARLKSKLNAEISSGMAYVVPPPPLPGVGTSGDVTFLLEDRQGIGEKFLAANTSKFIEAAEKRPEIAGISNFMSPSNLQYNLNVNTEQATLQNMNVDEIYATIQAYMGSTFLNNFNIYGQEWQVYMQADAPYRNSIDKLSMFYVRNNDGDPVPLDSVINVTHGWAPEFLIRQNMFNSSQLNVTPAPGYSSGQVMNALEEVFAQTMPSGMGYDYSGMSYQEKQAQKGITIGMIFAASAVFVFLILASLYESWSLPVAVFMTAPIAILGAFLALWMFGLNLNIYSEIGLIVLIALAAKNAILIVEFAVLELRQGTDLLTATLDAARIRLRPILMTCFAFIMGCLPLAVATGAGAAARQVVGVGVIGGMITAVFIGVFFIPSFFYLIAKLAKLDKKAARELQEKAQGTAVPAK; from the coding sequence ATGGCCGATTTCTTCATCAAGCGCCCCATCCTCTCCATCTGCCTCTCCATCATCATCGTCCTGCTGGGGACCTTCTCCATTCTGCGCCTGCCCATTTCCGAGTATCCAGACATCATCCCCCCTTCCATCCAGGTGACGGCCACCTATCCCGGAGCGGACTGCGAGACGGTGGTCAAATCCATCGCCTCCCCCATTGAGCAGCAGATGTCCGGCGTGGACGGCATGTCCTACATGACTTCCGTCAATACCAACAACGGGCAGATGAGCATGATGATCCTCTTTGAGATCGGCACGGAGGCGAACATGGACCAGGTGCTTTCCTACCTGCGCTACGGGCAGGCCACCTCCCAGCTTCCGCCGGAAGTCAGCGAACTGGGCGTCTCCCTGCGCAAGACTAGCGGGCTGCCCGCCCTGGTCGTCAGCCTTTATTCCCCCCAGGGAACCTACGACGGCCTCTGGCTGGCCAATTACGCGTATATCAACATGGTGGACGCCATCAAGCGCGTGCCCGGCGTGGGCGACGTGCAGGTGTTCGGCTCCGGCCGCTATGCCATGCGCATCTGGCTGAATCCGGAAAAGATGGCCGCCCTGAACATCACGGCCCGTGACGTGATGCTGGCGGTGCAGGCCCAGAACGCCGTGAACCCGGCGGGCAAGATAGGCGCGCAGCCCGCTCCGCCGGACCAGCAGCTTTCCTTCACCGTGAAGGCGCCCGGACGCCTGACCAGCGTGAAGGAGTTTGAAAACATCGTGGTGCGCGGACAGGGCAGTTCCATCGTGCGGGTGGGCGACGTCGCCCGCGTGGAGCTGGGTTCGGAGACTTACAGCCTCAGCTCTTCCGTAAACGGCATGCCCGCCGCCTCCATCGGCATTTACGAAGCGCCCGGAGGGAACGCCATCCAGCTGGTGGACAATATCAAGGCCCTGCTGAACGATACGGACATGCCCCCCGGCATGGATTACCTCGTTTCCCTGGACTCCACGCTGGCCGTCCGCGCCGGGATTGAAGACATCGTCAGCACGCTGGTGATCGCCCTGGGCCTGGTTGTGCTGGTGGTCTTCATCTTCCTCCAGGGTTGGCGCGGCACGCTGATTCCGGCTTTTGCCGTGCCGGTGTCCATCGTAGGCGCCTTCATCGCCTTTCCGTTTTTCGGCTTTTCCATCAATACCATCTGCCTGATGGGCCTTGTGCTGGCCATCGGCCTGGTGGTGGACGACGCCATCGTGGTGGTGGAGGCGGTGAAGAACCATATTTCCAACGGAGAAAAGCCGCTCCAGGCCACCATCGCGGCCATGAAGGAGGTATCCGGCCCCATCGTGAGCACGGCCCTGGTGATTTCCTGCGTGTTCGTGCCCACCCTGCTGCTGCCCGGCGTCACGGGCAAGCTGTTCGAGCAGTTCGCCGTGACTATCGGCATGTCCATCATCATTTCCGCCTTCTGCGCCCTGTCCCTCAGCCCCACCCTGTCCGCCGGGCTGCTGAAAGGAGGGAAAGCGGATTCCATCCCCCTGCTGGGGCCCTTCTTCAAGTTATTCAACAAGGGCTTCAACAAGGCGCGCGACTGGTACGTGGAAATTTGTGCCAAGCTCATCCGGCACATGTGGCTTTCCATCCTGCTGCTGGCCGCCATGACCGCCCTCCTCTTCCCTCTCGCCAAGCTCATTCCCACCGGCTTCCTTCCCAATGAGGACCAGGGTTACCTGTTCGGCGGCGTGGAACTGCCGGATAATACCTCCCTGAACGTCACGGCGGCCACCGCCGCGCGGATTGAACAGATCATCCGGGAAGATCCCGGCGTGGAAGTGGTCACCACTGTAAACGGGTTCAACCTCATCAGCTCCGTCCAGAGCTCCTCCAATTCCTTCTTCTTCATTTCCCTGAAACCATGGTCCGAACGCACCGCCCCGGGCATGACGGCGGACGGCATCGCCGCCCGGCTGAAAAGCAAGCTGAACGCGGAGATTTCCTCCGGCATGGCGTACGTGGTCCCGCCGCCGCCCCTGCCGGGCGTGGGCACATCCGGAGACGTCACCTTCCTGCTGGAGGACCGCCAGGGCATCGGGGAGAAATTCCTGGCCGCCAATACGTCCAAATTCATCGAGGCTGCGGAAAAGAGGCCGGAAATCGCGGGCATCAGCAATTTCATGTCTCCCTCCAACCTTCAGTACAATCTGAACGTGAATACGGAGCAAGCCACCCTCCAGAACATGAACGTGGATGAGATTTACGCCACCATCCAGGCGTATATGGGCAGCACCTTCCTGAACAATTTCAACATTTACGGTCAGGAATGGCAGGTGTACATGCAGGCGGACGCCCCGTACCGGAACAGCATCGACAAGCTTTCCATGTTTTACGTGCGCAACAATGACGGCGACCCGGTCCCGCTGGATTCCGTCATTAACGTCACTCACGGCTGGGCGCCGGAATTCCTGATCCGCCAGAACATGTTCAACAGCTCCCAGCTCAACGTCACCCCGGCTCCGGGCTATTCCTCTGGGCAGGTCATGAATGCCCTGGAGGAAGTCTTCGCCCAGACCATGCCGTCCGGCATGGGGTATGACTACTCCGGCATGAGCTACCAGGAAAAACAGGCGCAGAAAGGCATCACCATCGGCATGATCTTTGCGGCGTCCGCCGTGTTCGTTTTCCTGATCCTGGCCTCCCTGTATGAGAGCTGGTCCCTGCCCGTGGCCGTCTTCATGACCGCCCCCATCGCCATCCTGGGCGCATTCCTGGCCCTGTGGATGTTCGGGCTGAACCTGAACATTTATTCGGAAATCGGCCTCATCGTGCTGATTGCGCTGGCGGCCAAGAATGCCATCCTCATCGTGGAATTCGCCGTGCTGGAACTGAGGCAGGGCACGGACCTGCTCACGGCCACGCTGGACGCGGCCAGAATCCGCCTGCGCCCCATCCTGATGACCTGCTTTGCCTTCATCATGGGCTGCCTTCCCCTGGCCGTAGCCACGGGAGCGGGAGCGGCAGCGCGGCAGGTGGTGGGCGTGGGAGTCATCGGCGGCATGATTACGGCCGTCTTCATCGGGGTGTTCTTCATCCCCTCCTTCTTCTACCTGATTGCCAAGCTGGCCAAACTGGACAAGAAAGCAGCGCGGGAACTCCAGGAAAAGGCCCAGGGAACAGCCGTCCCGGCCAAGTAG
- a CDS encoding SLC13 family permease, with product MRHRTTDTAKGHRNYIIIACDVLLFLAMLKWLPVEPDVARGLAVLTFIGILWLTEALHVTVTALLVPVLAMFMGILPGAKALAGFADPTIFLFFGGFALAGALHEQKIDTWLAGKILRMARGSLGMALILIFLATAFLSMWMSNTATAAMMLPLVIGLLDRIPAEKLKTTAPFAVLGVAYSASIGGMGTLVVSPPNAIAAHELGMGFAEWFRIAMPIVLVFGVIVFCLMYLFFRPRLGLHVDMAPAEGEVAEARLNARQVRVLLLFVLVAGSWMCSSFLSSALGGIPSMDTLIALCAAVLLPLCGVINWGGIAKNTDWGVLLLFGGGITLSSILVQTGAAGFLADQVSSLAMGQSPIIILLIISLFITSLTEFCSNTASAALVAPLMVTVASAMGMSATPLVLLVGIGASCAFMLPVSTPPNALAFATGKFPQMTMVKVGLLINVVLVFVKAFWAWIFWM from the coding sequence ATGCGCCACCGTACCACCGACACCGCCAAAGGACACCGCAATTACATCATCATTGCGTGTGACGTGCTTCTTTTCCTGGCCATGCTCAAGTGGCTTCCCGTGGAGCCGGATGTAGCCAGGGGGCTGGCCGTTCTCACCTTCATCGGCATTCTGTGGCTGACGGAAGCACTGCATGTGACCGTGACCGCCCTGCTGGTGCCGGTGCTCGCCATGTTCATGGGGATTCTTCCGGGGGCGAAGGCATTGGCCGGCTTTGCGGATCCCACCATTTTCCTGTTCTTCGGCGGCTTTGCGCTGGCCGGGGCTCTCCACGAACAGAAAATTGATACCTGGCTGGCTGGAAAAATCCTCCGGATGGCCCGCGGAAGCCTGGGGATGGCCCTGATCCTGATTTTCCTGGCTACGGCGTTCCTCTCCATGTGGATGTCCAATACGGCCACGGCGGCCATGATGCTCCCGCTGGTCATCGGCCTGCTGGACCGCATTCCGGCGGAAAAGCTCAAGACGACGGCACCCTTTGCCGTGCTGGGGGTGGCGTACAGCGCCTCCATCGGCGGCATGGGAACGCTGGTGGTTTCCCCTCCCAACGCCATTGCGGCGCATGAGCTCGGCATGGGATTTGCGGAATGGTTCCGGATTGCCATGCCCATTGTCCTGGTATTCGGAGTGATTGTCTTCTGCCTGATGTACCTGTTCTTCCGCCCGCGGCTGGGGCTGCATGTGGACATGGCCCCGGCGGAAGGGGAGGTTGCGGAGGCCCGGCTGAATGCCAGGCAGGTGCGCGTGCTGCTTCTCTTCGTGCTGGTGGCCGGGAGCTGGATGTGCAGCAGCTTCCTTTCCTCCGCTCTGGGCGGCATTCCGTCCATGGACACGCTCATTGCGCTGTGTGCCGCGGTTCTGCTGCCCCTGTGCGGAGTCATCAACTGGGGCGGCATCGCCAAAAATACGGACTGGGGCGTCCTGCTGCTGTTCGGCGGCGGCATCACGCTCAGCAGCATCCTCGTCCAGACGGGGGCGGCGGGATTTCTGGCGGACCAGGTATCTTCCCTGGCCATGGGGCAGAGTCCCATTATCATCCTGCTCATCATCAGCCTCTTCATCACGTCGCTGACGGAATTCTGCTCCAATACGGCCAGCGCAGCCCTGGTGGCTCCGTTGATGGTGACGGTGGCCTCCGCCATGGGCATGTCCGCCACGCCGCTGGTGCTTCTGGTGGGCATCGGGGCCTCTTGTGCCTTCATGCTTCCCGTCTCCACGCCTCCCAACGCCCTGGCCTTCGCCACAGGGAAATTCCCTCAGATGACCATGGTGAAGGTAGGGCTGCTGATCAATGTGGTGCTCGTCTTCGTGAAGGCTTTCTGGGCCTGGATATTCTGGATGTAG
- the thiD gene encoding bifunctional hydroxymethylpyrimidine kinase/phosphomethylpyrimidine kinase: MSIPVMMTVAGSDCSAGAGLQADMKAAHAMGAFALTAVTCVVSEAPGLVRGIQEVDPELVADQVRINLEHFPVSAVKTGMLYSPAIVRAVHEVLAGTGIPVVVDPVMIATAGDRLMREEAVAVYEELLLPGAALLTPNLDEAAVLLRSSVNPERDELPEAAARLAIRYGCPVLLKGGHLEGDCRDVLAGPDGRMLGEWNRLRVRDVSTHGTGCSLSAAIAARLAAGDGLATAVERGLEFIAAAIRDHLRWEHPVRVDALKLW; this comes from the coding sequence ATGAGTATTCCCGTAATGATGACGGTTGCCGGTTCCGACTGCTCCGCAGGGGCCGGACTTCAGGCGGATATGAAGGCGGCCCATGCCATGGGGGCGTTTGCGCTCACGGCCGTCACCTGCGTCGTGTCCGAGGCGCCGGGACTGGTGCGCGGCATCCAGGAGGTGGACCCTGAGCTGGTGGCGGACCAGGTGCGCATCAATCTGGAGCATTTTCCGGTAAGCGCCGTGAAGACGGGCATGCTGTACTCCCCGGCCATCGTCCGTGCGGTGCATGAGGTGCTGGCAGGTACGGGTATTCCCGTTGTGGTGGATCCCGTCATGATCGCTACGGCAGGAGACCGGCTGATGAGGGAGGAGGCTGTAGCCGTTTATGAAGAACTTCTGCTCCCGGGCGCGGCCCTGCTGACCCCCAATCTGGATGAAGCCGCCGTGCTGTTGCGCTCTTCCGTCAACCCTGAAAGGGATGAACTGCCGGAGGCTGCCGCGCGCCTTGCCATCAGGTACGGGTGCCCCGTCCTGCTGAAGGGCGGCCATCTGGAAGGAGACTGCCGGGACGTGCTGGCCGGCCCGGACGGCCGCATGCTGGGGGAATGGAACCGCCTGCGCGTGCGGGATGTGAGCACGCATGGAACGGGCTGTTCCCTGTCCGCCGCCATCGCGGCGCGGCTGGCCGCCGGGGACGGACTGGCCACGGCGGTGGAGCGCGGCCTGGAATTCATTGCCGCCGCCATCCGGGACCACCTGCGCTGGGAGCATCCGGTCCGGGTGGATGCGTTGAAATTGTGGTAG
- a CDS encoding tetratricopeptide repeat protein has product MMKKIAVLCVAASASLLWCGCDRKPAAGEKQAAPSGKREEPAEEKGEAAAWRERLDAASAKAAREKGNDREHVKTLNDVAALYAEGLQNGWAHPLDVRSWCDSVAETGSGYSGETVIGAMFLYGTGVKRDAGAAREWFEYGLARPGTQRGNALYMLGMMYFKGDGADQDRNKALELWRKAADEEHPAAMGLLGRAYMEGKLGFDKDPASGRVLLEKAANGGNTPSSVYLGNIYAKGEGVEQDMERAMKWYEQAASAGDARAQYIVGLAYLEGSGVPVDEGKAFNWLRLAAGQDHVNAMLMLSVCYSTGKGTPQDADMAEVWKKKALQLNAEREGSRVPQTEER; this is encoded by the coding sequence ATGATGAAAAAAATTGCCGTCTTGTGCGTGGCCGCCTCTGCCTCCCTCCTGTGGTGCGGGTGTGACCGCAAGCCCGCTGCCGGGGAAAAGCAGGCCGCCCCTTCCGGGAAACGGGAAGAGCCTGCCGAAGAAAAGGGGGAGGCCGCAGCCTGGCGGGAACGCCTGGACGCCGCCTCCGCCAAAGCCGCCCGTGAGAAAGGGAATGACAGGGAGCACGTGAAGACGCTCAATGACGTGGCCGCCCTGTATGCGGAGGGATTGCAGAACGGCTGGGCCCATCCGCTGGATGTGCGCTCCTGGTGTGACTCCGTGGCGGAAACGGGTTCCGGATATTCCGGGGAGACGGTTATCGGCGCCATGTTCCTGTACGGAACCGGCGTCAAGCGTGATGCCGGAGCGGCCAGGGAGTGGTTTGAATACGGGCTGGCGCGTCCAGGAACCCAGCGGGGGAATGCCCTGTACATGCTGGGCATGATGTATTTCAAGGGGGACGGCGCGGACCAGGACCGGAACAAGGCCCTGGAGCTGTGGCGCAAGGCGGCGGATGAAGAGCATCCGGCGGCCATGGGCCTGCTGGGCCGGGCCTACATGGAGGGGAAGCTGGGCTTTGACAAGGATCCTGCTTCCGGGCGCGTATTGCTAGAAAAGGCCGCCAACGGGGGGAATACGCCTTCCTCCGTCTATCTGGGGAATATTTATGCGAAGGGGGAGGGCGTGGAGCAGGACATGGAGCGCGCGATGAAATGGTATGAGCAGGCGGCCTCCGCCGGGGACGCCCGTGCCCAGTACATCGTGGGACTGGCGTATCTGGAAGGCTCCGGCGTACCCGTGGATGAAGGCAAGGCGTTCAACTGGCTCCGGCTGGCCGCCGGGCAGGACCACGTCAACGCCATGCTGATGCTTTCCGTCTGCTACAGCACCGGAAAGGGAACCCCGCAGGATGCGGACATGGCGGAAGTCTGGAAAAAGAAGGCGCTCCAACTGAATGCGGAGCGGGAGGGCAGCCGTGTCCCGCAGACGGAGGAACGCTAG
- a CDS encoding DUF805 domain-containing protein: MDTTTRPSLWKYFILCLTKKYCAFSGTAPRREFWGFFLFMNLFSFIFSLVGGVIVAVTLPWGELAAMQDPEQMQAILFTRIASFFFITQIVLLVLYLPTLGVTIRRLRDAGFNTAWGYGYLGLGVIIFLNWAILERFQYPGGTATQFLGIISTAYGLLLLILACFPTRPAVESTPE; encoded by the coding sequence ATGGACACTACAACACGACCCTCTCTCTGGAAATACTTCATCCTGTGCCTGACGAAAAAGTACTGCGCCTTCTCCGGAACGGCTCCCCGGCGAGAGTTCTGGGGCTTTTTCCTTTTCATGAACCTCTTCTCCTTCATCTTCAGTCTTGTCGGCGGAGTCATCGTCGCGGTCACTCTTCCGTGGGGAGAACTGGCGGCCATGCAGGACCCGGAACAAATGCAGGCTATCCTTTTTACCCGAATAGCCTCCTTCTTCTTCATTACCCAAATCGTCTTGCTGGTCCTTTATCTTCCTACCCTGGGCGTCACTATCAGAAGGCTTCGGGACGCCGGCTTCAACACGGCGTGGGGTTACGGTTACCTGGGCCTGGGCGTCATTATTTTCCTTAACTGGGCCATCCTGGAGCGCTTCCAGTATCCAGGGGGAACCGCGACGCAATTCCTGGGTATCATTTCTACCGCCTACGGGCTGCTCCTCCTCATTCTGGCATGCTTCCCCACCCGGCCCGCGGTGGAGAGCACGCCTGAATAA